TCAATGATGATTTTAAAACCATTGTGCCACCAAGCATGTTCCGCGAGCTAGATATCGTGCGCCGTTTTGGAAACTATGCAGCGCATGGTAAGAGAGTAAGGGCATTGGAGGCTTTGCAGAGTTTAAAAAATATCTTTAGATTTTTAGCTTTCGTAAGCAAATTATATAGTCAAGAAAATCCAGAAATCCCCGTGTTTGATGAAAGGGTGATTCCCTACGGAGATGAGCAGGATAAGACTAAAAAAGAGCTACAAGCCCTTGCCGAGGCTAATGAAAAACAACAGCAGGAAAATGCCGTGCTACTTGAAAAGCAGAAAGCACTCGAGGCGGAAAACGCTAAGCTAAAACAAGAGCACCAAGCGATATTGAACAAAGTTTCGGCACGCAAAAATGAGCGAAAAACACAATTTCCTGATGCAGAAAGCATCGTGAAACCCATTGTTTCTGAAAAAGATACAAGAGAAACGCTCATCAATCTCATGTTGCGCGAGGCGGGATGGCACAATTTTGAACCAGGTGTAGACATTGAGTATAAAGTAAAAGGTATGCCACTTTCTACCAATCCTTCGGGTGTAGGCTATGTAGATTATGTGCTTTGGGGTAAAAATGGAAAGCCTCTGGCCATCGTAGAAGCTAAAAAAACATTGTATGATGCGAGCAAAGGTAAGCACCAAGCAAAACTCTATGCTAACGCACTAGAACAGCAATTTGGACAACGGCCAATTATATTTTATACCAATGGATTTAATACCTATCTGTGGGAAGATACATTTTATCCGCCACGCCAGGTGTTTGGATTCTATACCCAAGAAGAGCTAGAAAGCCTTATGCATAAGAGGAGCGAGCGCCAAGATTTACGAGATTTTGAGGTGGATAGAGCAATTGCTGGGCGCCCCTATCAGCTAGAAGCGACGCAGCGTGTGGCCGAAAATTTTGTAACTACACTAAACGGAGAACTTAAAGGCAAACACAGAAAAGCTCTGCTTGTGATGGCAACGGGAAGCGGCAAAACACGAACAGCCGCTTCGCTTGTAGATATGCTCATCAAGTGCAATTGGGCCAAAAGAATCCTTTTCTTGGCAGATAGAAATGCATTGGTAACTCAGGCCAAAAATGCATTTAAAGATTATTTGCCCCAGCTCTCGGCGATAGATTTAACCAAGGAAAAATCAGATCACAGCGCGAGACTTGTATTCTCTACTTACCCCACCATTCTCAATCGAATAGATCAGCTTAATGAAACAGGTGAGAGGCCTTTTGGCATAGGGCATTTTGATTTAATTATCATCGATGAGGCTCACCGGTCTGTATACCAGAAATATCAAGCCATATTTGAATATTTTGATGGCTTGTTGCTAGGACTCACTGCTACACCTAAAAAAGATGTAGATAGAAATACTTATCAACTTTTTGAGATAGAGGATGATAACCCTACTTTTGCCTATGAGATAGAGCAAGCAGTGAGAGAAGGTTACTTAGTGCCTCCTAAAGCCTTTTCGGTACCTGTAAAATTCCCAAGAGAGGGAATCAAGTATAAAGAATTAAGCAAAAAAGACCAGGAAGAACTAGAGTCCCTATTTGGGATTGCTGGCACAGAGCACGAAGATATAGACATTGCCAAAAGTGAAATCAACTCATTTTTATTCAATAAAAATACAGTTGATTTAGTGCTTGAATATTTAATGAAAAATGGACAAAAAATAGAGTCTGGAGACAAGCTAGGTAAAACAATTATCTTTGCCAAAAATCATAAGCACGCACTATTTATAGAAGAAAGATTTAATAAAAATTATCCAGAATACAGCGGAAATTTTCTGCAAGTAATAGATAATTACAACGACAAAGCTCAAGACTTGCTTGAAGCATTTTGCTTTGACAAGGGAGAGGAAAAAGATCCTCAAATTGCCGTATCTGTGGATATGATGGATACGGGGGTAGATGCCCCGCGTGTGCTGAATCTAGTTTTCTTTAAAGAAGTGAAATCATATGCCAAATTTTGGCAAATGATAGGTAGAGGGACACGCCTTTGCCCACAGATATTTGGAGTAGGGAAAGATAAAGAGTATTTTACCATATTCGACATTTGCGGAAATTTAGAGTTTTTTGATGAACACCCCGAGGGAGTTACTAGCACACCTACTGAGCCATTACACCAACGATTATTCAAAGCTCAGCTTGAGGTGGTTATGGCGATTCGCCAGGCAGAGCATACCGATGAAGTATTACAGCAGGTAGTGGAACTTTATACTAAGCAGCTACATCAGAAAGTAATGGGGCTAGATGAGCAGCGCTTAGAAGTTAAACGAGAATTGCCATTTGTGAAGAAATACAAGGATTTAAACCAATGGCAAGATTTAGAATTTGGTAAAGTTTTGGAAATTCAAGAACATTTGTCTCATTTAATTTCTTATACAGAAGATACCGATGAGCTAGCTAAAAAGCTAGACTTAACGATTTATAAATTACAAAAAGCCATTTTATCGGGAGATAAAAACCAAA
This Ornithobacterium rhinotracheale DNA region includes the following protein-coding sequences:
- a CDS encoding DEAD/DEAH box helicase family protein, producing the protein MRTNFTFLQKEFPQWYNEVCQAEQFTYTAPKYAALSCRIVLEKALYWLYQQDEDLNLPYDTKLSSLLFNDDFKTIVPPSMFRELDIVRRFGNYAAHGKRVRALEALQSLKNIFRFLAFVSKLYSQENPEIPVFDERVIPYGDEQDKTKKELQALAEANEKQQQENAVLLEKQKALEAENAKLKQEHQAILNKVSARKNERKTQFPDAESIVKPIVSEKDTRETLINLMLREAGWHNFEPGVDIEYKVKGMPLSTNPSGVGYVDYVLWGKNGKPLAIVEAKKTLYDASKGKHQAKLYANALEQQFGQRPIIFYTNGFNTYLWEDTFYPPRQVFGFYTQEELESLMHKRSERQDLRDFEVDRAIAGRPYQLEATQRVAENFVTTLNGELKGKHRKALLVMATGSGKTRTAASLVDMLIKCNWAKRILFLADRNALVTQAKNAFKDYLPQLSAIDLTKEKSDHSARLVFSTYPTILNRIDQLNETGERPFGIGHFDLIIIDEAHRSVYQKYQAIFEYFDGLLLGLTATPKKDVDRNTYQLFEIEDDNPTFAYEIEQAVREGYLVPPKAFSVPVKFPREGIKYKELSKKDQEELESLFGIAGTEHEDIDIAKSEINSFLFNKNTVDLVLEYLMKNGQKIESGDKLGKTIIFAKNHKHALFIEERFNKNYPEYSGNFLQVIDNYNDKAQDLLEAFCFDKGEEKDPQIAVSVDMMDTGVDAPRVLNLVFFKEVKSYAKFWQMIGRGTRLCPQIFGVGKDKEYFTIFDICGNLEFFDEHPEGVTSTPTEPLHQRLFKAQLEVVMAIRQAEHTDEVLQQVVELYTKQLHQKVMGLDEQRLEVKRELPFVKKYKDLNQWQDLEFGKVLEIQEHLSHLISYTEDTDELAKKLDLTIYKLQKAILSGDKNQKIQIESIMGVGKMLEKKSNIPSVKQKIETVQSIQKNDFWENVNMIDLERLRADLRHLMKLLKGENQKKEIFYTNLHDELMHDQVREVSILENYTTLQNYRTRVEDFIKKNRQHLVIDKLYRNIPITQDELKSLEEFLAHEQFNVEEIEKACEVPSLGVFVRKVLGLDIKAANEHFSEFIQNENLNANQIRFVQKIIDYLNKNGVLDKEMLGQSPFSDECDGGIFGMFEDSSAMKIIHLIDTINQNTGVA